In Juglans microcarpa x Juglans regia isolate MS1-56 chromosome 1S, Jm3101_v1.0, whole genome shotgun sequence, the genomic stretch aaaataatttaacagaTAAAAAGTGGAGACTTTTATTCAAAAGAGccattttattaaatcttttacCAATAGAAATTGGGGGTAGTCCAGTCAACCCAACCATCCAATTCTAAGGTCCTACAGCTTTCAATCAGATTTTAATGATATACAGTCTCATGAAAACTGTTCTATATGCTTtgcaattatgaaaaatataatgttagACAGTCTCAATCAAATTAGGCATATCCCAGATTCAGGTATGAGAGTTCCGGTCCTAGGAAAAGTTGGGCTCAAGGAAACAAGTATTGCCCTAAAAAGTCTGGGCATTCCAAAAATAAGGTAGCAGCAGTAGGGGAGGTTTGGGAATAATCCTGGTTTATAAGGTCTGGACTATGTATGTGTGTGATAATGCAGGCCCATTACAATTCAACTTCATGCCAAGCTAATAAAAATAGCGACTGAAACGAGAAAGTTTGTGCAGCCGTTTCTGCCTCCTGTATCAGATTCCAAAACATTAGCACAAGTCACATATAGTTGTTAATTTAAGAATTCCTAACCGTTggatgcttttcttttcttaaaaggCAGATATAGAggcctccttttttttttttttttttaaaaaaaaaaaaaaaaaaaggaataaaatctTCCAGTAAGAGTATCATTAGGTTAGTTGACTAAAGTATACATCAAAGTTAACATCATGTAACTTCTGACCAGTCACGGATATTATATGAGAAACCATCCAGATCTACGGCCCTTTTTAGGAAGGATAAGATTGGGCTGACATCATTTCAGACCCGGCAATCTTGACTCCTTAGCTTCATTCCACACATTACCTTCGAATTGGAGCTTCCTGCGTCCCATCATTCTCCCCCCCAACCCCACTAAAGCAGAACTAAAACTTAAACCACGGGTTTAGTTTATCTCTAAACTATATCACCGAgtttcattaagaaaaaaaaaaaaaaacatttccatCAACCAAAAATTCACGGGCAAAACAAATGTTACAGCTCAAGCCCATTAGTGGTCCTAGTAATATAGCATTTCCCTGCAAAACAGATAAACCGGGAAATAGATGATTAATCCGCGAAGATAAAAGAAGAGAATCCAGATACCAAAGTCAAGCCATTAAAGAGAGACCAGGACCATGCTCTTACAATGAAAACATATTTTGTCACCTCTGAATCTGCGTGGATCGTTTTAATTTCACGAGTCTTTTCCAGCAGCAGCTTGTCGTATTATGTGCTGATGAACATCCCAATTATACACACGAGCAATGGTGACCTGCTCAATGGTTGTCAAACTGTCAAGAATCAATAGTAAGTTAAGCATGCCTAGACTTACATGGGATCATCACATCTCTCAAGTTCACAATAAAGCTCACAGATTAAAACACTAACGCCTCCCAGGCTCTCACTCCTGACCCTCGTGCTATATTAACCAGCTTTAAACTTAATATTGTCTTTTAGTGCCAGCATGTGCAAGATTCACAGCAAACTAGTACCCTTTGGCACAACTAACTCATTTAATTACCATGCACACAGAGAGGGTAACCTTTTCATATTCACACAAATACTACCTGTGTAATGGTCGCTTGATCTCTCAAGAACTGTAGATCGGCATCAACAACTTCTAAACTGGCTTTAGcattatccaaatttttttgaagaagAGCAGTGGCCTGCACCAAAAAGACCAACAAGCACTCATCTTGAATCCTTAGTGCAGAAGACGCTAACTAAACAGCATCAAAGATTTGAAAGCAATGAACCTCTTCATATGAATACTCTAACATGACGTTTGCTCCCAGCCATAAACATACTGAGTCATTATCCTCAATGCGAGCACAATAATATATGCCTTCAGAGACTTCAAAATCAGTAATACGTGCCTGAGTTCATAGCACAGCCAAACAAAAGCCCTTAATCAAGAACAATGAGTAAATCGATAATCTAATAATCATTAATAAAGCACTTAAACAGGACTCCTCTAAGAAAAAACACTTCTGGTTAGCAAGTATCCATTTAGCTAAGTTAATTGCTTTTTTGAACTCTTCTTGGTCAATTTAAAATGAAGGCACAGGTTGCAGATGAAGTCTGTAAATGTTGGTATCCATTTGTAGCTTCttctaaaattatataactCCATGCATGTGATAATATTCTAGGAAGATTAGAGGTTACAAGAAGGGCATCTGTTTCAGCCCTAGTTTGACTAtgaatcatttaaataaaatgtgatgtgtggggatgatgagcAGCAAAGCTCATCATCCGCAcacatcacacaccacacttgtttttatttatttttaattttttttagttttattcttcctaaactaattgagttcttctacttatcatctatacaccacacatttgttaagagaaaaaaaaaattaaaaaattatgtgtggtgttgtagtgtaaggatgatgagtagaatttttctaaaatttcaaaaatcaatGTCAAACTTTGACCTTTTTCTCATATAATCCGGATCGTGCAAGTAAGACGAGACTTGCATGTATAGAATAGCGAAACCAGCACCCACACAAACATACAAACCATTATAGTCCTCTTTTATCAGATAATCTCAGTGAATAAACAAATCACATATGGATACATCACGTAATAGTGAGAAAACGAACCTCACCAGTACCCTTCTCAGTTTGTAAAGTGGCAACCATGTCTAAGCACTTCTCAATGTCAGGGATCTTTGCCTACGACAGCTAGAAATAAAGTGTTACCCAAGACCATCATAAATCCAAAATTTAGCATGAAGGTGTTGAACAAGtggtaaatatttaatttacatcgGGTTTAACCACAAAGAGAGGAATTAGAAATAAGAAAGATGGTAGAGGACAGATTTTAGAACCCATGGTCAAACGACTCCACATTTTTGTAACTGATATGTTGATCAACATTCATGCCCAAGGTTTTGTGTTATACCAGTTCAATGGTAATTGATATTAACAAgttacatttttcataaaaatttcccAAATCCTTCCACCATAAACGCACATATGATACATCTGTGCAGAGCAACGACTTGGTGAGAGGTTAGAAAGATTTCCATGTCTAATGgaaaatattaatgtataaaacaagAATCCGCAAATCAGAATGTGTGGGAGATTCTTAAAATTCTAACCATTATTCTCATTTAAAAAGTTCACATTATCACTTTACCATACAAATTagtgagatttttatttttattttcaaaaaaagaaagttaaCAGATCCTCTAGATGTGGCAAATAATGAGATGACGCGATCGActatcttattaaatatatggCTCCACAGTGCAGTTCCCTTAAATGGTGGACAACAAATAAACTCCAGTTATTTAGCACAAATGCAGCATTAAGGTTAACATAGGCCAGTGAATTCTCTTCCATtttaacactaaaaaaaaaaaaatgaacacgAAAACATGGAACTCAACAAGTCAAGTCGAATGCGAGTCCTCATATCatttgaagaaaaactaaaaacagTGTAAGACGCAGGCTAGACAATGTAGAACGAAGGAAATTCAATAAAAACAC encodes the following:
- the LOC121244490 gene encoding probable prefoldin subunit 3 isoform X1 translates to MASSTPGVPERRGIPGAEFVEDVQTYLTQSGLNVNSALAFLLERLQQYKLVEMRLLAQQRNIQAKIPDIEKCLDMVATLQTEKGTGEARITDFEVSEGIYYCARIEDNDSVCLWLGANVMLEYSYEEATALLQKNLDNAKASLEVVDADLQFLRDQATITQGNAILLGPLMGLSCNICFAREFLVDGNVFFFFS
- the LOC121244490 gene encoding probable prefoldin subunit 3 isoform X2 — translated: MASSTPGVPERRGIPGAEFVEDVQTYLTQSGLNVNSALAFLLERLQQYKLVEMRLLAQQRNIQAKIPDIEKCLDMVATLQTEKGTGEARITDFEVSEGIYYCARIEDNDSVCLWLGANVMLEYSYEEATALLQKNLDNAKASLEVVDADLQFLRDQATITQVTIARVYNWDVHQHIIRQAAAGKDS